Proteins encoded by one window of Blautia faecicola:
- a CDS encoding sodium-dependent transporter gives MKKRESFNTRWGFIMACIGSAVGMGNIWMFSTRVSLYGGGAFLIPYVIFVALIGFTGVIGEMTFGRATRSGPVDAFGLACEKKGKRKFGEALGLIPVVGSLAMAIGYTVVMGWILKYTVGAFTGVTLAPVDVDEFAAAFGSMASAFGNTGWQVVILLVAMGILMFGVGRGIEKVNKVLMPVFFLLFVALGIYVAFQPGAVDGYHYIFGVDKQALVDPKTWIFALGQAFFSLSVAGNGTLIYGSYLPDEENIPAAAGRVAFFDTLAAMLAALVIIPAMATTGAQLDQGGPGLLFIFLPNLIKNMPGGKIIVIIFFVAVLFAGLTSLINLYEAPIATVQEKFHLERKPACAVIAVVGVIVSILIQGIVSGWMDVLSIYICPLGAGLAGIMLFWVCGKDYVETQVNKGRNSRFTSWFYPICKYVYVPVCMLVLILGIALGGIG, from the coding sequence ATGAAAAAGAGAGAATCATTTAATACCCGGTGGGGATTTATTATGGCCTGCATCGGTTCGGCGGTGGGCATGGGAAATATCTGGATGTTTTCCACCAGAGTATCGTTATATGGAGGCGGAGCATTTCTGATTCCGTACGTTATCTTTGTGGCACTGATTGGATTTACCGGGGTAATCGGAGAGATGACGTTTGGACGCGCGACGAGATCGGGTCCGGTGGATGCATTTGGACTTGCCTGCGAGAAAAAAGGAAAACGAAAATTCGGAGAAGCACTGGGACTGATTCCGGTGGTCGGTTCGCTGGCGATGGCGATCGGTTACACGGTCGTTATGGGCTGGATCTTAAAATATACCGTCGGTGCATTTACCGGAGTAACACTGGCGCCGGTCGATGTGGATGAATTTGCAGCAGCATTTGGTTCGATGGCATCTGCGTTCGGCAACACCGGCTGGCAGGTGGTAATTTTGCTGGTAGCGATGGGAATTCTGATGTTCGGTGTCGGCAGAGGCATCGAGAAAGTCAATAAAGTGCTAATGCCCGTATTTTTCCTGTTGTTTGTAGCACTTGGTATTTATGTGGCGTTTCAGCCGGGGGCTGTGGACGGCTATCACTATATTTTCGGCGTGGATAAACAGGCGCTTGTCGACCCGAAAACATGGATCTTCGCACTGGGACAGGCATTTTTCTCTCTGTCGGTGGCGGGAAACGGAACACTGATCTATGGCTCGTACCTGCCGGATGAAGAAAATATTCCGGCAGCTGCTGGAAGAGTGGCATTTTTTGATACACTGGCTGCGATGCTGGCAGCTCTGGTCATCATCCCGGCGATGGCAACCACTGGCGCACAGCTTGACCAGGGCGGTCCGGGACTTTTATTTATCTTCCTGCCAAACCTGATCAAAAATATGCCGGGAGGAAAGATCATCGTGATCATTTTCTTTGTCGCTGTGTTATTCGCGGGACTGACCTCCCTGATCAACCTGTACGAAGCACCAATCGCAACAGTACAGGAGAAATTTCATCTAGAGCGAAAACCGGCGTGTGCGGTGATCGCGGTGGTCGGTGTGATCGTCTCTATCTTGATTCAGGGTATCGTATCCGGCTGGATGGATGTACTCTCCATCTATATCTGCCCGCTGGGCGCCGGGCTGGCAGGCATCATGCTGTTTTGGGTATGCGGAAAAGACTATGTGGAAACACAGGTAAACAAAGGGAGAAACAGCCGTTTTACCTCCTGGTTTTATCCGATCTGTAAATATGTATATGTGCCGGTATGTATGCTGGTGCTGATTCTGGGAATCGCTCTGGGTGGAATCGGGTGA
- a CDS encoding serine hydrolase domain-containing protein, with protein sequence MEKTKTERLQWIMDDAVARGEIPGATLLVRKDGKEEVYLESGYADIEAKKPVARDSIYRLYSMSKPITAVAVMLLAERGQIDLADPVCRYLPGFCGQLVAYADGRVEKPWRDVNIQDLLNMTSGLVYEGNHPAGRQTEALFEEITQRLDEGEGGRYGTVEIANRLGRIPLAFQPERSWCYGTSADVAGAVVEVVSGMRFGDFLEKELFAPLEMCDTGFWVPEEKKDRLVKTYVCTEGETPALYTKNHLDICNRMDRRPAFESGGAGLVSTIDDYSHFAQMLLNGGSYKGKQILGSSVVKFLTGHVLSECQQKVFEREGMPWLEGFSYGNFMRVMTDPRRACTLGSQGEYGWDGWLGCYFANAPKDRMTVLMMTQKTDAGTFRMTRLLRNVIYNL encoded by the coding sequence ATGGAAAAGACAAAAACAGAACGTCTGCAGTGGATTATGGATGATGCGGTAGCAAGAGGAGAAATCCCGGGAGCTACCCTGCTGGTGCGAAAAGACGGAAAAGAAGAAGTGTATCTGGAGAGTGGATATGCGGATATCGAGGCGAAAAAGCCGGTGGCGAGAGACAGTATCTACCGGTTATATTCCATGTCCAAACCGATTACTGCTGTGGCTGTGATGCTTCTGGCAGAACGTGGGCAGATCGATCTGGCCGATCCGGTATGTAGATATCTGCCGGGATTTTGTGGACAACTGGTGGCTTATGCGGATGGACGTGTGGAAAAACCATGGCGCGATGTGAACATTCAGGACCTCCTGAATATGACTTCCGGTCTGGTGTATGAGGGCAATCATCCGGCCGGCCGTCAGACGGAAGCTCTGTTTGAGGAGATCACACAGAGACTGGATGAGGGAGAAGGCGGCCGATACGGCACCGTGGAGATCGCCAACCGGCTGGGACGGATCCCGCTGGCATTTCAGCCGGAGCGTTCCTGGTGTTACGGAACTTCGGCGGATGTGGCCGGAGCAGTCGTTGAGGTGGTATCCGGTATGCGTTTTGGAGATTTCCTGGAAAAAGAGTTGTTTGCTCCGCTGGAGATGTGTGATACCGGTTTCTGGGTACCGGAAGAGAAAAAGGATCGCCTGGTGAAAACATATGTGTGCACAGAAGGAGAGACACCGGCGCTGTATACAAAAAATCATCTGGATATCTGCAATCGGATGGATCGTCGTCCGGCCTTTGAGTCCGGAGGTGCCGGACTGGTTTCTACGATTGATGATTATTCTCATTTTGCCCAGATGCTTCTGAACGGAGGAAGCTATAAGGGAAAACAGATTCTTGGATCCTCTGTGGTGAAATTCCTGACCGGTCACGTGTTAAGCGAGTGTCAGCAGAAAGTGTTTGAACGGGAGGGAATGCCGTGGCTAGAAGGATTTTCCTATGGAAACTTTATGCGTGTCATGACAGATCCGCGAAGAGCCTGCACGCTGGGAAGCCAGGGAGAATATGGCTGGGACGGATGGCTTGGCTGTTACTTTGCCAATGCACCAAAAGACCGGATGACCGTGCTGATGATGACCCAGAAGACAGATGCCGGAACATTCCGGATGACCAGACTGCTCAGAAATGTGATCTATAATCTGTAA
- the codB gene encoding cytosine permease: MKKETEQKVDIDYADRVVPEEGKKGFVTMFMIMLGFTFFSASMWAGQQLAAGLDFWGFLKSLLFGGAILGLYTGLLGYVGAKTGMSMDLLAQKAFGEKGSYLSSAMISFTQIGWFGVGIAMFAIPVAGELFGDSKTAMWALVIVAGVCMTASAYFGIDSLTVISYIAVPLVAVLGTVAMIMAIRQGNGTIVDQFAVSSGSLTVVGGAGLVVGSFVSGGTATPNFTRFAKDAKTGTIATVVAFFIGNSLMFFFGAIAYIFVGGNDIFEVMIRLNLFYMAVLVLGLNIWTTNDNALYTAGLGLANIFHQKKKPMVLVSGIIGTVLSVWLYYNFTKWLNILNCTLPPVGIILVLSYFMNKKDYEDPVAETQVVNWFAVGGVILGAVVANLVSWGIASINGMVVAAVCYLVGQTVRKKK, translated from the coding sequence ATGAAAAAAGAGACAGAACAGAAAGTAGATATTGATTATGCGGATCGCGTCGTACCGGAGGAGGGAAAGAAGGGCTTTGTGACCATGTTTATGATCATGCTTGGATTTACCTTCTTCTCCGCGAGTATGTGGGCAGGTCAGCAGCTGGCAGCAGGACTGGATTTCTGGGGATTCTTAAAATCTCTGCTGTTTGGTGGAGCGATCCTTGGTCTGTACACCGGACTTCTTGGTTATGTCGGAGCGAAGACAGGTATGAGCATGGATCTGCTGGCGCAGAAAGCCTTCGGAGAGAAAGGTTCCTATCTTTCCTCTGCAATGATCAGTTTTACACAGATCGGCTGGTTTGGTGTAGGTATCGCGATGTTCGCGATTCCGGTAGCAGGAGAATTGTTTGGAGACAGTAAGACCGCCATGTGGGCACTGGTTATTGTAGCCGGCGTGTGTATGACAGCTTCCGCTTACTTCGGTATCGATTCCCTGACTGTCATCAGTTATATCGCAGTGCCGCTGGTAGCAGTACTCGGTACAGTGGCTATGATCATGGCGATCCGTCAGGGCAACGGAACCATCGTGGATCAGTTTGCCGTATCAAGCGGTTCCCTTACCGTTGTCGGCGGTGCAGGTCTGGTTGTGGGATCCTTCGTATCCGGTGGAACCGCAACCCCGAACTTTACCCGATTTGCGAAAGATGCGAAGACGGGAACGATCGCAACGGTCGTAGCATTTTTTATCGGAAACTCCCTGATGTTCTTCTTCGGAGCGATTGCCTATATTTTTGTCGGTGGAAATGATATCTTCGAGGTTATGATCCGTCTGAATCTGTTCTACATGGCAGTTCTGGTACTGGGTCTGAACATCTGGACAACCAACGACAATGCCCTGTATACCGCAGGTCTTGGTCTGGCAAATATTTTCCATCAGAAGAAGAAACCGATGGTTCTGGTATCCGGTATCATCGGAACGGTACTTTCGGTATGGCTGTATTATAACTTCACAAAATGGCTGAACATCCTGAACTGTACGCTGCCGCCGGTAGGTATCATCCTGGTACTTTCTTACTTTATGAATAAGAAAGATTATGAAGATCCGGTCGCAGAGACACAGGTCGTCAACTGGTTTGCAGTAGGAGGTGTGATCCTCGGTGCTGTGGTAGCAAACCTGGTATCATGGGGAATCGCTTCGATCAATGGTATGGTAGTGGCAGCAGTATGTTACCTGGTCGGACAGACAGTGAGAAAGAAAAAATAA
- a CDS encoding threonine/serine exporter family protein: METIEKEHNRMALNVAALAGDILLASGAEIFRVEETIDRIAHAYGIESCDPFVLSSGFFLTADSNSDQNFAWVRHIPLSATRLDRVTAVNQLSREIEHGSYTPEEAYQKLQEIQQMPAKRNLCQILASGVGSGCFCYLFGGDPVDCIVAFIAGLLLYVYLLCVVKGQLSKIATNISGGMFVTFIAVLIYQLGLGHHLSEIIIGSIIPLVPGVAFTNGIRDIADQDYIAGAVRMLDALLVTFSIAMGVGLVMIGYHHFVGGAILP, encoded by the coding sequence TTGGAAACTATAGAAAAAGAACATAACCGTATGGCGTTGAATGTGGCGGCGCTGGCCGGGGATATTTTACTGGCCAGCGGGGCGGAAATCTTCCGTGTGGAAGAGACCATTGACCGGATCGCCCACGCTTACGGCATCGAATCGTGTGATCCGTTTGTGTTGAGCAGTGGATTCTTTCTCACCGCTGACAGCAACTCGGATCAAAACTTTGCCTGGGTACGCCACATCCCGTTGAGTGCTACCCGGCTCGACCGTGTCACTGCGGTCAACCAGCTTTCCCGGGAGATCGAACACGGATCTTATACCCCGGAGGAAGCCTATCAGAAACTTCAGGAAATCCAGCAGATGCCTGCCAAGCGGAATCTCTGCCAGATCCTTGCTTCCGGCGTGGGCAGCGGATGCTTCTGTTATCTCTTCGGCGGCGATCCGGTGGACTGTATCGTGGCTTTTATCGCGGGGCTTCTGCTGTATGTCTATCTGCTGTGCGTGGTGAAAGGACAGCTTTCCAAGATCGCAACGAATATATCCGGCGGCATGTTTGTGACTTTCATCGCTGTGCTGATCTATCAGCTGGGACTGGGACATCATCTGAGTGAGATTATCATCGGTTCCATCATCCCGCTGGTTCCCGGTGTGGCGTTTACGAATGGCATCCGCGATATCGCCGACCAGGACTATATTGCCGGTGCGGTCCGCATGCTGGACGCACTGCTTGTCACGTTCAGTATCGCAATGGGCGTCGGTCTTGTAATGATCGGGTATCACCATTTTGTGGGCGGTGCGATTCTGCCGTGA
- a CDS encoding threonine/serine exporter family protein produces MSVHLIFEFLTAFVGTIAFALLFQVPNEYYVNCGLAGGCGWICYKLLLAGCGLFGSTFFATVLVVFLSRLSAVRRHCPVTIFLVAGIFPLVPGAGIYWTAYYVVTDQLAKASDRGFQTLKIAVAIVLGILFVFEFPQKWFRWAERGTAAGN; encoded by the coding sequence ATGTCCGTACATCTGATTTTCGAATTTCTTACCGCTTTTGTCGGTACGATCGCTTTCGCCCTGCTCTTTCAGGTACCAAATGAATATTATGTAAACTGTGGTCTGGCCGGTGGCTGTGGCTGGATCTGCTACAAGTTACTGCTGGCTGGCTGCGGGCTCTTCGGTTCCACCTTTTTTGCCACGGTTCTTGTCGTTTTTCTCTCTAGGCTCAGTGCGGTCCGGCGCCACTGTCCGGTGACGATCTTTCTCGTTGCAGGCATCTTCCCGCTGGTTCCGGGAGCAGGGATCTACTGGACTGCCTATTATGTCGTGACGGATCAGTTGGCCAAAGCTTCCGACCGTGGATTCCAGACTTTGAAGATCGCGGTGGCGATCGTGCTTGGCATCCTGTTTGTCTTTGAATTCCCACAAAAGTGGTTTCGCTGGGCGGAGCGCGGTACGGCTGCCGGCAACTGA
- the yicI gene encoding alpha-xylosidase, whose product MKFTNGYWLLRDEMKAAYAVEYGSHRVYGQELTMYLPCSHIVDRGSCLNIPLLTVTLSSPMDGVIKVSAVHHDGAVYNGPFAKIYTGDAHVRIEENEEQLIYQTGSLKAVIDKAPNGYKMAFYEEDTFLTESSFRNLAYMQNTKTGKNYMLEQMFLDVDEYVYGLGERFTPFVKNGQVVEMWNEDGGTASEIAYKNIPFYVTNKGYGILVDNEGDVAYEIASEKVERVQFSVEGERLDYYVISGKTPMGTVEKYTDLTGKPALPPAWSFGLWLTTSFTTNYDEATTSSFIQGMADREIPLHVFHFDCYWMDAYEWCNFEWDPATFPDPKGMLKRYHDRGLHICVWINPYIGQKSCLFKEGKEQGYLVKKTDGSVWQTDLWQPGMALVDFTNPDAKAWYQGKLKTLLDMGVDCFKTDFGERIPVKDIAYFDHSDPVKMHNYYTYLYNQAVFELLERERGTGEAVLFARSATVGGQQFPAHWGGDCSASYVSMAETLRGGLSLSLGGFGFWSHDISGFESTAPADIYKRWCQFGLLSSHSRLHGSSSYRVPWLFDEEACDILREFVNLKCRLMPYLYGQAVRSHKEGRPVLRPMFLDFPENRACDTLDRQYMFGDSLLVAPIFKESGEVQYYLPEGTWYNLITGVDVSGGKWQKETHDYHSLPLMIRPNTVLALGNNDQKPDYDYADGVSLLVSAFDEGAEAKTEIPDLKGETVMTVTAKRVGDEIHLYVEGGNGNYTVKSLSGCKVVGEA is encoded by the coding sequence ATGAAATTTACCAATGGTTACTGGCTGCTTCGTGATGAGATGAAAGCTGCCTATGCAGTAGAGTACGGAAGTCACCGGGTATACGGGCAGGAACTGACGATGTATCTGCCGTGTTCCCATATCGTGGATCGGGGAAGCTGTCTGAATATCCCGCTTCTGACGGTGACACTGTCCAGTCCGATGGACGGTGTGATCAAAGTGTCTGCGGTGCATCATGACGGAGCCGTATATAACGGACCTTTTGCAAAGATTTATACCGGCGATGCGCATGTGCGGATCGAGGAGAATGAGGAGCAGCTGATCTATCAGACGGGCTCTCTGAAAGCGGTGATCGATAAAGCACCGAATGGATACAAGATGGCATTTTATGAGGAAGATACTTTCCTCACAGAGTCGAGTTTCCGGAATCTTGCCTATATGCAGAATACAAAAACCGGGAAAAACTATATGCTGGAGCAGATGTTCCTCGATGTGGATGAATATGTCTACGGACTCGGGGAACGTTTCACGCCGTTCGTAAAAAACGGACAGGTAGTGGAGATGTGGAACGAGGATGGCGGAACTGCCAGTGAGATTGCCTATAAAAATATCCCGTTCTATGTGACAAATAAAGGCTACGGTATCCTGGTGGACAACGAGGGCGATGTGGCGTATGAGATCGCCAGTGAGAAGGTAGAACGGGTCCAGTTTTCCGTGGAGGGGGAACGTCTGGATTATTATGTGATCAGCGGAAAAACTCCAATGGGAACCGTAGAAAAATACACGGATCTGACCGGAAAACCGGCGCTCCCTCCGGCATGGTCGTTCGGACTGTGGCTGACGACTTCTTTTACCACGAACTACGATGAGGCAACGACTTCCAGCTTTATCCAGGGAATGGCAGACCGGGAGATTCCGCTGCATGTCTTCCATTTTGACTGCTATTGGATGGATGCCTATGAGTGGTGTAACTTCGAGTGGGATCCTGCGACATTTCCGGATCCGAAGGGGATGTTGAAACGGTATCACGACCGCGGACTTCACATCTGTGTATGGATCAACCCGTACATCGGACAGAAATCCTGCCTGTTCAAAGAAGGAAAAGAGCAGGGTTATCTGGTAAAGAAAACAGACGGAAGCGTATGGCAGACCGATCTGTGGCAGCCGGGCATGGCATTGGTGGACTTTACGAATCCGGATGCTAAGGCATGGTATCAGGGCAAGTTAAAGACGCTGCTGGATATGGGTGTAGACTGCTTCAAAACCGACTTTGGTGAGAGAATCCCGGTGAAAGATATCGCGTATTTTGACCATTCCGATCCGGTTAAAATGCATAATTATTATACCTATCTGTACAATCAGGCAGTTTTTGAATTGCTGGAGCGTGAGCGAGGAACCGGAGAAGCCGTATTGTTCGCGCGTTCTGCGACCGTCGGCGGACAGCAGTTCCCGGCACACTGGGGCGGCGATTGTTCCGCAAGCTATGTCTCCATGGCAGAGACGCTTCGCGGAGGACTTTCCCTGTCTCTGGGCGGATTTGGTTTCTGGAGTCATGATATCAGTGGTTTCGAGAGCACCGCACCGGCGGATATCTACAAACGGTGGTGTCAGTTCGGCTTGCTGAGTTCCCACAGCCGTCTGCATGGTTCTTCTTCCTACCGCGTGCCGTGGCTGTTTGATGAGGAAGCCTGCGATATTCTGCGGGAATTTGTCAATCTGAAATGCCGTCTGATGCCGTATCTGTACGGACAGGCAGTGCGCTCCCACAAAGAAGGCCGTCCGGTGCTGCGTCCGATGTTCCTGGATTTCCCGGAGAATCGCGCGTGTGATACGTTGGATCGCCAGTATATGTTCGGTGATTCCCTGCTGGTGGCTCCGATCTTTAAGGAGAGCGGTGAGGTACAGTATTATCTGCCGGAGGGAACCTGGTATAATCTAATCACCGGGGTAGATGTGAGCGGAGGAAAATGGCAGAAAGAGACGCATGATTATCACAGTCTGCCACTGATGATCCGTCCAAATACAGTGCTTGCTTTGGGCAATAATGACCAGAAACCGGATTATGATTATGCGGATGGTGTTAGCCTTCTGGTATCCGCGTTTGATGAGGGAGCCGAAGCGAAAACTGAGATACCGGATCTGAAAGGAGAGACGGTGATGACGGTGACTGCGAAACGTGTGGGAGATGAGATTCACCTGTATGTGGAAGGCGGAAACGGAAATTATACGGTGAAGAGCCTTTCGGGTTGCAAGGTAGTTGGGGAAGCGTAA
- a CDS encoding Gfo/Idh/MocA family protein — protein MENIKIGYIGLGCRGKDLLENIVLAQKEQVVAVCDVYEDRAREGAKVVEAAGQPTPFVSTDYKDIIANEEVNTIIIATAWESHVEIALAAMYAGKAVAMEVGGAYSLEDCYKLVDAYEKTKTPFMFLENCCFGRRELMVLNMVDQGVLGEVVHCAGGYQHDLRDEIAFGKENRHYRLRNYLSRNCENYPTHDLGPIAKILNINHGNRMLTLSSFASKSAGLHEFILQNKSDDEELKQAHFAQGDIITTMIRCANGETIQLTLDTTLPRYYSRNFTVRGTKGMYEEATDSVFIDRKADRDHDFDWRKECSGNADTYAETYEHPIWKKFLEEGVQGSHGGMDWLEFEQFFQCLREDSPMPVDVYDAASWMAITALSEMSVARGGAVVDIPDFTNGKWVLGW, from the coding sequence ATGGAAAATATTAAAATCGGATATATCGGCCTTGGATGCCGTGGAAAAGATCTGTTGGAAAATATCGTTCTGGCTCAGAAAGAACAGGTTGTCGCTGTCTGCGATGTTTATGAAGATCGCGCCCGGGAAGGAGCGAAAGTAGTGGAAGCTGCCGGACAGCCGACACCTTTTGTATCTACCGATTATAAAGATATTATCGCAAATGAAGAGGTAAATACGATCATCATCGCAACCGCCTGGGAATCTCATGTAGAGATCGCCCTTGCTGCCATGTATGCCGGAAAAGCCGTAGCCATGGAAGTCGGTGGCGCTTACTCTCTGGAAGACTGCTACAAACTGGTCGATGCTTATGAAAAAACTAAAACACCGTTCATGTTCCTGGAGAACTGCTGCTTCGGCCGCCGCGAACTGATGGTGTTAAATATGGTAGATCAGGGTGTTCTCGGCGAGGTAGTTCACTGCGCCGGTGGATATCAGCATGATCTGAGAGACGAAATCGCATTCGGAAAAGAAAACAGACATTACCGCCTTAGAAACTATCTGTCCAGAAACTGTGAAAACTATCCAACCCACGATCTGGGACCGATCGCCAAGATCCTGAACATCAACCACGGAAACCGGATGCTGACCCTGTCTTCCTTTGCTTCCAAATCTGCAGGACTCCACGAGTTCATCCTGCAGAATAAGAGCGATGACGAGGAACTGAAACAGGCGCATTTTGCTCAGGGTGATATCATCACCACGATGATCCGCTGTGCAAACGGAGAAACCATCCAGCTGACACTCGACACCACCCTGCCGAGATACTACAGCCGTAACTTTACCGTCCGCGGAACCAAAGGCATGTACGAAGAAGCCACCGATTCCGTATTTATCGACCGCAAAGCAGACCGCGACCATGATTTTGACTGGAGAAAAGAATGCAGCGGCAACGCGGACACCTACGCCGAAACCTATGAGCATCCGATCTGGAAAAAATTCCTCGAAGAAGGCGTACAGGGCAGCCACGGCGGCATGGACTGGCTCGAATTCGAACAGTTCTTCCAGTGTCTGCGTGAAGACAGCCCGATGCCGGTAGATGTCTACGATGCAGCTTCCTGGATGGCGATCACAGCCCTGTCCGAGATGTCTGTAGCCAGAGGCGGTGCTGTCGTTGATATTCCGGATTTCACCAACGGAAAATGGGTATTGGGCTGGTAA
- a CDS encoding N-acetylmannosamine-6-phosphate 2-epimerase, which translates to MEKQKILDQIKGGLIVSCQALEHEPLYTKEGGIMPLMAKAAAQSGAVGIRANTVRDITQIKEVVALPVIGIIKKDYEGTPMYITVTMKEVDALVACGVDIVAVQGTGARRPDGSSAPEFIRAIKEKYPQQLVMADCATLEEGIACAEAGADFVGTTMRGYTPETKGCDDIDYAFIHELSEKCPAKIIAEGHIHYPEQAKKALEAGAFALVVGGAITRPAEITARFVSAIAE; encoded by the coding sequence ATGGAAAAGCAGAAAATACTGGATCAGATCAAAGGGGGACTCATCGTCTCCTGTCAGGCGCTGGAACATGAGCCGCTGTATACGAAAGAGGGCGGTATTATGCCACTGATGGCGAAGGCTGCCGCACAGTCGGGCGCTGTGGGAATCCGTGCAAATACGGTGCGGGATATCACGCAGATCAAAGAGGTGGTAGCCCTTCCGGTAATCGGGATTATCAAGAAAGATTATGAAGGAACACCGATGTATATCACGGTGACGATGAAAGAAGTGGATGCCCTGGTCGCATGTGGTGTGGATATCGTGGCGGTACAGGGAACCGGTGCCAGACGCCCGGACGGAAGCAGTGCACCGGAATTTATCCGTGCGATCAAAGAAAAATACCCCCAGCAGCTGGTAATGGCAGACTGTGCGACGTTGGAAGAAGGAATCGCATGTGCCGAGGCGGGGGCTGATTTTGTGGGTACTACGATGCGTGGCTACACACCGGAGACAAAAGGATGCGACGATATCGATTATGCATTTATCCATGAACTTTCCGAAAAATGCCCTGCAAAGATCATTGCAGAGGGACATATCCATTACCCGGAACAGGCAAAAAAAGCGTTGGAAGCGGGTGCATTTGCCCTGGTAGTCGGTGGCGCGATCACACGACCGGCGGAGATCACGGCACGATTTGTCTCCGCAATTGCGGAATAA